One window from the genome of Acidobacteriota bacterium encodes:
- a CDS encoding MBL fold metallo-hydrolase gives MRLSERVYLVGGGTLGFSLSEEHDCHVYVIDGGEALVLVDAGAGITVEPILQNLRFDGLDPKRVKYLVLTHAHADHAGAACEWRERFGVQVAASSEAAEYLREGDEERVSLSIAKKGGFYPADYVFRACPVAHILKEESTFRIGDVELRILETPGHCSGMLSLIMNEGGKFLLFPGDTVFHDGRLLLTNVWNCDLQQYVRSIEKLARQKVDALLPGHLAIALQHGDRHVQKAWETLERLSLPPNII, from the coding sequence ATGAGACTTTCTGAACGGGTTTATCTGGTGGGTGGTGGCACGCTAGGCTTCAGCCTGTCGGAAGAGCACGATTGCCACGTCTACGTGATTGATGGTGGCGAAGCGCTGGTCCTGGTGGATGCCGGGGCAGGAATCACTGTCGAACCCATCCTGCAAAACCTGCGGTTTGACGGCCTCGATCCGAAACGGGTGAAGTATCTTGTGCTGACGCACGCGCATGCCGATCATGCCGGAGCGGCGTGCGAATGGCGAGAGCGTTTCGGGGTTCAAGTGGCTGCTTCGAGTGAAGCCGCGGAATACCTCCGCGAGGGCGATGAAGAACGCGTTAGCCTGAGCATTGCCAAGAAGGGAGGCTTCTATCCTGCTGATTACGTTTTCCGCGCCTGCCCTGTGGCGCACATTCTCAAAGAGGAAAGCACCTTCAGGATCGGTGATGTCGAGCTGCGCATTCTGGAAACGCCCGGCCATTGCTCCGGCATGCTCTCGCTCATCATGAACGAGGGCGGGAAATTCTTGCTCTTCCCCGGCGATACCGTTTTCCATGACGGCAGGCTTCTGTTGACCAACGTCTGGAACTGCGACCTGCAGCAATACGTTCGAAGTATCGAGAAACTCGCCAGGCAGAAAGTCGATGCGCTCCTCCCAGGACATCTGGCGATTGCCTTACAGCACGGAGACCGCCACGTTCAGAAAGCCTGGGAAACTCTCGAAAGGTTATCTCTACCACCCAACATTATCTGA
- a CDS encoding Gfo/Idh/MocA family oxidoreductase: MEQVCVGLIGCGLFGQSHLMAYRGVHSAEVVAVFDTAYATAVDTAREFGIPRVCSSIEELCNLPEVHAVDVVTPEHAHRQPVIAALERGKAVFVEKPLASSLDDCDAMIQAAGRVNGILMVGHILRFETRYALLKQEVDSGRLGKVISMYARRNRPKSLLGKYGRSHPAIINAIHDIDLMLWYTGDNVRRVRGYTRSHGGGPNPDTFWGVLEFTGGALGVVEVQWRLSDRAGVMLDDAFQLVGERGVGNLSLFPACFSLWRDDGFVIPDVSYDPRVRESARGALRDELEYFCDCVRERRQPGIVTPREARVAVRAALALIESAEAGRDFEIDD; the protein is encoded by the coding sequence ATGGAGCAAGTTTGCGTAGGCCTGATCGGCTGCGGGCTTTTTGGCCAGAGCCACCTGATGGCATACCGTGGTGTGCATAGCGCGGAAGTTGTTGCCGTTTTTGACACCGCGTACGCGACCGCAGTGGACACCGCGCGGGAATTTGGAATTCCGCGCGTCTGCTCGAGCATCGAGGAACTCTGCAACCTACCTGAAGTGCATGCGGTGGACGTGGTCACGCCGGAGCATGCGCACCGGCAGCCCGTGATCGCTGCGCTCGAAAGGGGCAAGGCGGTCTTTGTCGAGAAGCCTCTTGCCTCTTCACTGGACGATTGCGACGCCATGATCCAGGCTGCTGGCAGAGTGAATGGCATTCTGATGGTAGGGCACATCCTGCGGTTTGAAACGCGCTACGCGCTGCTGAAGCAGGAGGTTGACTCCGGTCGCCTGGGCAAAGTGATCTCAATGTATGCACGGCGCAACCGGCCGAAATCATTGCTGGGGAAATATGGCCGAAGCCATCCAGCCATCATCAATGCGATTCATGACATCGACCTGATGTTGTGGTACACGGGAGATAATGTCCGGCGAGTCCGAGGCTACACACGCAGCCACGGCGGAGGCCCCAACCCGGACACCTTCTGGGGAGTTCTTGAATTCACGGGCGGCGCGCTGGGTGTGGTGGAAGTTCAATGGCGGCTTTCCGACCGGGCGGGCGTGATGCTCGATGATGCCTTTCAGCTTGTGGGCGAGCGCGGGGTCGGCAACTTGAGCCTTTTCCCGGCATGCTTCAGCCTCTGGCGCGATGACGGCTTCGTGATTCCTGACGTAAGTTACGATCCGCGCGTCCGCGAAAGCGCCCGCGGAGCCTTGCGCGACGAGCTCGAATATTTCTGTGATTGCGTCCGAGAGCGCCGGCAGCCCGGCATCGTGACGCCCCGGGAAGCACGGGTCGCCGTGCGCGCAGCCTTGGCCCTGATCGAATCCGCGGAGGCCGGGCGCGATTTTGAAATCGATGATTGA
- a CDS encoding aminotransferase class V-fold PLP-dependent enzyme, with the protein MYKDLFPTAKEVTYLDTAAEGLPHPECANAFQLYAQIKARGTPGRIELHKTEAAALDLAARLLGTDSSNVTFLASASDALSLLATSLELGPRDQVVISELEFPSNVLPWVRLKQKGVEVVVVSGKGGKLDWEEVAENISPRTRLVSLSLVSYKTGAYLSPVQKIASAAEKVGALVSIDATQALGRCPVSIEGIDYLMSSSFKWLLGPHGLAVVYASPRFRARLESAMVGWYSVKNIFSEKRFESYELKDGAARLPVGMPNFPSIFALKQSLEFLLRIGVENIHHELQPLVASLRAGLARLGLDLLTPAGPESASGIVAFAHPQAEEIGTALQKERVTVWAGDGRVRASIHLYNDSADIGRYLSTLEGILSSKEFIRA; encoded by the coding sequence ATGTACAAAGACTTGTTTCCCACCGCAAAAGAGGTAACGTATTTGGACACGGCCGCCGAAGGCCTGCCACATCCGGAATGTGCGAATGCCTTTCAGCTCTATGCGCAGATCAAGGCCCGCGGAACGCCGGGGCGAATTGAGCTTCATAAGACCGAAGCGGCAGCGCTCGATCTCGCTGCCCGCCTGCTGGGCACAGACTCCTCGAACGTCACATTTCTTGCAAGCGCTTCGGATGCCTTAAGCCTTCTGGCTACCTCGCTGGAATTGGGACCGCGCGACCAAGTGGTCATCAGCGAGCTGGAATTTCCCTCGAATGTCCTTCCCTGGGTGCGCTTGAAGCAGAAGGGAGTTGAGGTTGTGGTTGTTTCGGGGAAGGGTGGCAAACTCGACTGGGAGGAGGTGGCGGAAAATATCTCCCCGCGAACCCGCCTGGTTTCGCTCAGCCTCGTCAGCTACAAGACGGGGGCCTATTTGTCACCCGTCCAGAAGATCGCGAGTGCGGCCGAAAAGGTTGGGGCGCTAGTGTCAATTGATGCGACACAGGCTCTTGGCCGGTGTCCTGTGAGCATCGAGGGCATTGACTATCTCATGTCGAGCAGCTTCAAGTGGCTGCTGGGGCCGCACGGATTGGCGGTGGTTTACGCAAGCCCGCGCTTTCGTGCTCGCCTGGAGTCCGCCATGGTAGGATGGTACTCAGTAAAGAACATCTTTTCGGAAAAACGATTTGAATCTTATGAGTTGAAAGACGGTGCTGCCCGGCTACCAGTAGGCATGCCCAACTTTCCATCCATTTTTGCGCTTAAGCAGAGCTTGGAATTTTTGCTGCGCATCGGCGTTGAGAATATCCATCACGAACTCCAGCCGCTGGTGGCCAGTCTCCGCGCCGGGCTCGCCAGGCTGGGACTCGATCTGTTGACGCCCGCCGGACCTGAATCCGCTTCCGGGATTGTGGCCTTTGCCCATCCACAGGCCGAGGAAATCGGGACAGCACTGCAAAAAGAGCGCGTGACCGTCTGGGCCGGCGATGGGCGCGTGCGCGCCTCCATCCACCTCTACAACGACAGCGCGGACATTGGTCGGTACCTCTCTACCCTTGAAGGAATCCTTTCCAGCAAGGAATTCATCCGTGCATGA
- a CDS encoding M20 family peptidase yields the protein MAYSPVIQTLADLIRINSVNPAYPNGRPELEIQQYILNFFASRGIETWEQEVLPGRPNVIARISGRSQSARTIFEAHVDTAGVENMTIPPFEPVVRNGGMYGRGACDTKAGLAAMMHAAADLKTSGKTPASEVWVVAAADEEHSFRGVAKLCENIQASAAVVAEPTEMKIAIASKGCLRFRIVTRGKSAHSSEPHLGANAIEHMARVIDMLVKYAKRVQFPTHPLVGSPTLNVGLIEGGTQVNAVPESCWIEIDRRLVPGEQSDAVLDAIKQELSGLRGANHDLEVIVEPAVLQDWPLETPANSAIVLRASQALKDAGLDPEPVGVPFGSDASKLSMAGIPSIVIGPGSIAQAHTEEEFVELDQVEKAFEVYRQLMASFE from the coding sequence ATGGCTTATTCACCGGTTATCCAAACGTTAGCTGATTTGATCCGCATCAATAGCGTAAATCCCGCTTACCCGAACGGGAGGCCTGAGCTGGAGATCCAACAGTATATTCTCAATTTTTTTGCAAGCCGCGGGATCGAGACCTGGGAGCAGGAAGTGCTTCCCGGGCGGCCGAATGTGATTGCGCGCATTTCGGGTCGGAGCCAGAGCGCCAGGACCATTTTTGAGGCGCACGTGGACACAGCCGGGGTCGAAAATATGACTATTCCGCCCTTCGAGCCTGTTGTCCGCAACGGAGGGATGTACGGGCGGGGAGCCTGCGATACCAAGGCTGGCTTGGCAGCCATGATGCACGCCGCCGCAGATTTGAAGACGTCGGGGAAAACGCCCGCGAGCGAGGTGTGGGTGGTTGCCGCCGCTGATGAGGAGCACTCCTTTCGGGGCGTGGCGAAGCTTTGTGAGAACATCCAGGCCTCAGCGGCTGTGGTCGCCGAGCCTACCGAAATGAAGATTGCAATCGCCAGCAAAGGCTGCCTGCGCTTCCGGATCGTCACGCGGGGGAAATCGGCGCACAGTTCGGAGCCGCACCTAGGCGCCAATGCCATCGAGCACATGGCCCGCGTCATCGATATGCTCGTGAAATACGCCAAGCGAGTGCAATTTCCGACGCACCCGCTGGTTGGGTCCCCTACCTTGAATGTCGGACTGATCGAAGGGGGAACCCAAGTCAACGCGGTGCCGGAGTCCTGCTGGATTGAAATCGACCGGCGCCTCGTTCCCGGCGAACAATCAGATGCAGTACTTGACGCTATCAAACAGGAACTCTCGGGACTGCGCGGCGCCAACCACGACCTGGAGGTGATTGTGGAGCCTGCGGTGCTTCAGGATTGGCCGCTCGAGACGCCCGCGAATTCGGCGATTGTTCTTCGGGCTTCGCAGGCCTTAAAAGACGCGGGGCTCGATCCTGAGCCCGTGGGTGTTCCGTTCGGGAGCGACGCGAGCAAGCTCTCGATGGCGGGAATCCCGAGCATTGTTATTGGCCCGGGGAGCATCGCTCAGGCGCACACGGAAGAGGAGTTTGTGGAACTCGATCAGGTTGAAAAGGCGTTCGAAGTCTACCGGCAGTTGATGGCAAGCTTTGAGTAA
- a CDS encoding DNA-binding protein codes for MRWHKNTFGGSDMEENKSCYSRDELARRLGVSRDSVIRAIQRGELKVFRFGRRVLIPKSELDRILKEAK; via the coding sequence ATGCGATGGCACAAAAATACCTTTGGAGGTTCAGACATGGAAGAAAACAAGAGTTGCTATTCACGCGATGAATTGGCGCGACGGCTGGGGGTTAGCCGTGATTCAGTGATCCGAGCCATTCAAAGGGGTGAGCTAAAAGTTTTCAGGTTCGGGCGGCGCGTTTTGATTCCCAAGAGCGAGCTTGACCGAATCTTAAAAGAGGCGAAGTAA
- a CDS encoding DUF4065 domain-containing protein, producing the protein MLLDFEINKAVAASAYLISREGGEQGMFVLIKKLYYADRLALIKWGRSITGDSFASLAKGPIVSRIYDLLKGKGAENDLIEWNDVILRKGNKITLRKRAYTGALSQRELEALDEAAETINGIKGSIADWLHKNCPEWQDPHGSSKPIDPSQILRVAKKSEEHIRRVEEDNEEIRFMNYLLGTR; encoded by the coding sequence ATGCTTCTTGATTTTGAAATCAACAAAGCTGTTGCAGCGTCGGCCTACCTTATAAGTCGCGAGGGTGGCGAGCAAGGTATGTTCGTCCTCATCAAAAAGCTCTACTATGCCGACAGGTTGGCATTGATCAAGTGGGGAAGGTCCATCACGGGAGATTCCTTCGCTTCCTTGGCGAAGGGGCCAATCGTGAGTAGAATTTATGACCTGTTGAAAGGCAAAGGGGCGGAGAATGACTTAATCGAATGGAACGATGTGATACTGAGAAAGGGTAACAAGATCACTCTAAGGAAACGAGCGTATACAGGTGCGTTGTCCCAGAGAGAACTTGAGGCGTTGGACGAAGCGGCGGAGACCATCAATGGGATCAAGGGCAGCATTGCGGACTGGCTGCATAAGAACTGTCCGGAATGGCAAGACCCGCACGGCAGTTCGAAACCAATCGATCCAAGCCAAATCCTGCGTGTTGCGAAAAAAAGTGAGGAACACATCAGGCGAGTTGAGGAAGATAATGAGGAAATCAGGTTCATGAATTACCTGTTGGGAACACGTTAG
- a CDS encoding DUF4976 domain-containing protein, with translation MRGIKRREFIKKAGALGAGLLSWPAPPATARPATTPNRPNILVFLTDDHGQWAQHAYGNSEVLTPNMDRLAATGTRMTQAFTPCPVCSPARASFFTGRMPSQHGIHDWIEEKKSAVEHPWLEGQTLISELLKGAGYHTGLVGKWHCGHTREPHPGFDRWFSYWVSQYPHYGVQQFSDQGRLVLDQGQQSPLLTKRAIEFLREHRQNHGDEGKPFFLFAGYVDTHSPHDAAPSDLVAKFNAATFHDIPGEEFPPCHGEPLIPVDSNPQIERMKHMEYYGAVSSIDREVGKILAELEASGQIKNTLIVYTGDHGLNTGHHGMWEKGNATLPQNFFEESIRVSCTLSWPAGGIRQGAVCNDFVNHCDLWATLLDVAGASPDVQAATKINSPGRSYLAQLRGQNVHNWRRTIVSEYGNARMARTERYKLVRRYGYKGVRFLDELYDLKEDPRETVNCFQAPSQKNVIDELTQELDQFFSKYTVPHHSGLDLARQWECTPASPWIVAASLRKKNRMPAACIPLLVKK, from the coding sequence ATGAGGGGAATCAAACGGCGTGAGTTCATAAAAAAAGCAGGCGCCCTGGGTGCCGGACTCTTATCCTGGCCGGCTCCTCCAGCAACCGCACGGCCGGCGACTACGCCAAATCGGCCCAACATTCTGGTCTTCCTCACCGATGACCACGGCCAATGGGCCCAGCACGCTTACGGCAACTCAGAAGTGCTGACACCCAATATGGATCGGCTGGCAGCCACCGGAACTCGCATGACGCAGGCGTTTACTCCATGCCCGGTCTGCTCTCCCGCCAGAGCGTCTTTTTTCACTGGGCGCATGCCGTCACAGCATGGCATCCACGACTGGATCGAGGAAAAGAAGAGCGCGGTGGAGCACCCCTGGCTCGAGGGCCAGACCCTGATTTCAGAACTGCTAAAAGGCGCGGGATACCACACAGGACTGGTCGGCAAGTGGCATTGTGGCCACACGCGTGAACCGCATCCGGGCTTTGATCGATGGTTCAGTTACTGGGTGTCGCAATATCCGCATTACGGGGTCCAGCAATTTTCAGATCAGGGACGCCTTGTGCTCGACCAGGGCCAGCAGTCGCCCCTGCTGACAAAACGCGCCATCGAATTTCTGCGTGAACACAGGCAGAACCACGGCGACGAAGGCAAACCCTTCTTTCTCTTCGCCGGTTACGTTGATACACACTCGCCGCATGACGCCGCGCCGTCTGACCTGGTTGCAAAATTCAATGCGGCAACGTTCCACGACATTCCTGGCGAAGAGTTCCCGCCATGCCACGGGGAACCTTTGATTCCTGTGGACAGCAATCCCCAGATCGAACGCATGAAGCATATGGAATATTACGGCGCCGTTTCCAGCATCGACCGCGAGGTAGGCAAGATCTTGGCCGAACTGGAGGCGAGCGGCCAGATCAAGAATACGCTGATTGTTTACACTGGCGATCATGGATTGAATACGGGCCATCACGGCATGTGGGAAAAAGGCAACGCCACGCTGCCGCAGAATTTTTTCGAAGAGTCGATTCGTGTGTCCTGCACGCTGAGCTGGCCTGCGGGAGGGATCCGCCAGGGAGCCGTCTGCAACGATTTCGTCAATCATTGTGACCTGTGGGCCACTTTGCTGGACGTTGCAGGTGCATCGCCCGATGTGCAGGCGGCCACGAAGATCAATTCCCCGGGGCGGTCCTATCTGGCGCAGTTGCGCGGGCAGAACGTTCACAACTGGCGCAGGACCATCGTCAGCGAATATGGCAATGCACGAATGGCCCGCACGGAACGCTATAAGCTGGTCCGGCGTTACGGCTACAAGGGCGTGCGCTTTCTCGACGAGCTTTATGATCTGAAGGAGGACCCCCGCGAGACCGTGAACTGCTTCCAGGCCCCATCGCAAAAGAACGTCATCGACGAACTCACGCAAGAGCTGGACCAGTTTTTTAGCAAGTACACCGTTCCGCACCACAGCGGGCTCGACCTGGCGCGCCAGTGGGAGTGCACGCCGGCAAGTCCATGGATTGTCGCCGCGAGCCTCCGCAAGAAGAACCGTATGCCCGCGGCCTGCATTCCACTTCTTGTTAAAAAGTGA
- a CDS encoding mandelate racemase/muconate lactonizing enzyme family protein produces the protein MKIREIRAAGLRGRTPKGGWTNEPKPQDCIHTLIAVLTDGGVTGWGSAFTSDDLVRGALSVLRPLYEGQNALEPERVSEILHQNTFWLGRGGSITHTISGIDIALWDILGQATGQPVGRLMGGRYRDRVRPYASLLMQEPGRMAGELLPLKRQGFRAFKIGWGPFGRHDAATDEAIVRAAREAVGQDCLLMVDAGASDAFWPREYKWALRTAEMLAEYDVAWFEEPLPPDMLDEYVALRRQSRVPIAGGEVLTRRQSFQPWLRAGAYDIVQPDATKVGGLSEARRIAWMAEENGARMVPHGWNTAVGLAADLQLASAFPKIDLVEYLTGSPFIDEVVKNPWKLDAEGMLAIPEQPGLGISIDLQALEELSGLKSFFD, from the coding sequence ATGAAGATCCGTGAAATTCGAGCTGCCGGACTGCGAGGCCGAACTCCTAAGGGTGGATGGACAAACGAGCCGAAGCCGCAGGATTGCATCCACACCTTGATCGCCGTCCTCACAGACGGAGGTGTGACAGGTTGGGGGAGCGCCTTCACCAGCGACGACCTCGTTCGAGGCGCCCTATCGGTGCTGCGCCCTCTCTACGAGGGCCAGAATGCTTTGGAACCTGAGCGTGTGAGCGAGATTCTGCACCAGAACACCTTCTGGCTGGGGCGCGGGGGATCAATCACTCATACCATTAGTGGTATCGATATCGCTCTTTGGGACATTCTTGGCCAGGCCACGGGACAGCCAGTCGGCCGCCTGATGGGAGGCCGCTACCGTGATCGTGTAAGGCCTTACGCCTCGCTGCTGATGCAGGAGCCTGGCCGCATGGCCGGAGAGTTGCTCCCTCTCAAGCGGCAGGGGTTTCGCGCCTTCAAGATCGGCTGGGGACCTTTTGGCCGGCACGACGCGGCAACGGACGAAGCCATCGTCCGTGCGGCACGGGAAGCGGTCGGCCAGGACTGCCTCCTGATGGTCGATGCCGGCGCCAGCGATGCCTTCTGGCCGCGCGAATACAAGTGGGCGTTGAGGACCGCTGAAATGCTGGCCGAATATGACGTTGCATGGTTTGAGGAGCCATTGCCCCCGGATATGCTGGATGAATACGTGGCGCTGCGCCGCCAGTCTCGCGTACCGATTGCAGGTGGCGAAGTGCTGACGAGGCGGCAGTCATTCCAGCCATGGCTGCGGGCAGGCGCTTACGATATTGTCCAGCCCGATGCCACCAAGGTGGGCGGGCTAAGCGAGGCGCGCCGCATCGCCTGGATGGCGGAGGAAAACGGCGCGAGGATGGTCCCGCACGGGTGGAACACTGCCGTCGGCCTTGCCGCTGACCTGCAACTGGCCTCGGCATTCCCCAAAATTGACCTGGTGGAATACCTCACCGGATCTCCTTTCATTGATGAGGTCGTCAAGAACCCCTGGAAGCTCGACGCGGAGGGTATGCTTGCCATTCCGGAACAACCGGGCCTTGGAATCAGCATTGACTTGCAGGCGCTGGAGGAGCTCAGCGGCCTCAAGTCCTTTTTCGATTGA